The Mucilaginibacter yixingensis genome window below encodes:
- a CDS encoding HAD domain-containing protein codes for MTILLDMDGVLITEPPWKKVEIADDGFIQFNPKAAKCLSEILSVTNAAIVLTTTHRINFSLDEWMEIFRRRSLFPASISKVNDVKSVADMDDRYTEVLQWVEKFGAVQNYVIIDDDASLNKLPAYIKNKCVITKSFIGIDEQAKQRVLDILL; via the coding sequence ATGACGATCCTTCTGGATATGGACGGCGTTTTAATTACAGAACCGCCATGGAAAAAGGTTGAGATAGCTGACGATGGTTTTATTCAGTTTAATCCTAAGGCGGCTAAATGTCTTTCTGAAATATTATCTGTAACTAACGCCGCAATCGTTCTCACTACAACTCATCGTATTAATTTTTCATTGGATGAGTGGATGGAGATTTTTCGTAGAAGATCATTATTCCCTGCGTCTATTTCCAAGGTAAATGATGTGAAATCTGTAGCCGATATGGATGACCGATATACAGAAGTGCTTCAATGGGTGGAGAAATTCGGCGCGGTACAGAATTACGTAATTATTGATGATGATGCGTCGTTAAATAAACTTCCTGCTTATATCAAGAATAAGTGTGTGATCACCAAATCATTCATTGGAATTGATGAGCAAGCAAAACAAAGAGTGTTGGACATTTTGCTGTAA
- the argH gene encoding argininosuccinate lyase produces the protein MSKIWQKTAGVDALVENFTVGRDREFDEQMAAFDVLGSLAHTRMLESIGLMSADDLQLVQQELKSIYKDIEQNGFVIEDGVEDVHSQIELLLTRRIGDAGKKIHSGRSRNDQVLVDLKLFFRHQLQETVQQIDELFRLLIELSNKHKDVLLPGYTHLQIAMPSSFGLWFGAYAESLADDMELILAAYKITNKNPLGSAAGYGSSFPLNRTMTTQLLGFAALNHNVVYAQMGRGKTERIIAQALSSVAATLARMAMDQCLYLSQNFAFVSYPENLTTGSSIMPHKKNPDVWEIMRGKCNRLQALPNDVAMMTTNLPSGYHREMQLLKELLFPAFAELNNCLHMAKFMLEHIEVKNDILNDPKYAYLFSVEEVNRLALEGVPFRDAYKQVGIAIEQGNFNPEKKVNHTHEGSIGNLHNAEISAAMNGLLSQFKFDEVATAVKELVK, from the coding sequence ATGAGCAAAATATGGCAGAAGACAGCCGGCGTTGATGCGCTGGTAGAGAATTTTACCGTTGGCCGCGACCGCGAGTTTGATGAACAGATGGCCGCTTTTGATGTGCTGGGATCGCTGGCGCATACACGTATGCTGGAGAGTATTGGCCTGATGAGTGCCGATGATCTGCAACTGGTACAGCAGGAACTGAAATCGATCTATAAAGATATTGAGCAAAATGGCTTCGTGATTGAGGATGGGGTAGAAGATGTGCACTCGCAAATTGAGCTGCTGCTCACCCGCCGCATTGGCGATGCCGGTAAAAAGATCCACAGCGGCCGCTCTCGTAACGACCAGGTTTTGGTGGATCTGAAACTATTCTTTCGCCACCAACTGCAGGAGACTGTTCAGCAAATAGATGAGCTGTTTCGTTTGCTGATTGAGTTGAGCAATAAACATAAAGATGTACTGTTGCCGGGCTATACGCACTTGCAGATAGCCATGCCATCATCATTTGGCTTGTGGTTTGGCGCTTATGCCGAAAGTTTGGCCGATGATATGGAGCTGATATTGGCAGCTTATAAAATCACCAATAAAAACCCATTGGGTTCTGCAGCGGGATATGGTTCATCATTCCCGTTGAACCGTACCATGACTACCCAACTGCTGGGCTTCGCCGCTTTGAACCATAACGTGGTTTACGCACAGATGGGCAGGGGTAAAACCGAGCGTATTATTGCGCAGGCGCTGTCGTCTGTTGCGGCTACGCTGGCCCGTATGGCTATGGATCAGTGTTTGTACCTGAGCCAGAATTTTGCTTTTGTAAGTTACCCGGAAAACCTTACCACAGGCAGCAGCATTATGCCGCATAAAAAGAACCCGGATGTTTGGGAGATAATGCGCGGGAAATGTAACCGCCTGCAAGCGTTACCGAACGACGTGGCTATGATGACCACTAACCTGCCATCAGGCTATCACCGCGAAATGCAGCTGTTGAAAGAACTGTTGTTCCCGGCTTTTGCTGAGCTGAATAACTGCCTGCACATGGCCAAGTTTATGCTGGAGCACATCGAGGTGAAAAACGATATCCTGAACGATCCTAAATACGCTTACCTGTTCAGCGTGGAAGAAGTGAATCGCCTGGCACTGGAAGGCGTGCCGTTCCGCGATGCTTATAAACAAGTGGGTATTGCTATTGAGCAAGGCAACTTTAACCCCGAGAAGAAAGTTAACCACACCCATGAGGGCAGCATCGGTAACCTGCATAACGCAGAGATCAGTGCTGCAATGAACGGTTTGCTAAGTCAGTTTAAGTTTGACGAGGTGGCAACCGCGGTAAAGGAACTGGTGAAGTAA
- a CDS encoding DUF1573 domain-containing protein, with translation MKKLIILCAVVFGFALSASAQDNTKPEFKFNEEKHDFGKIPQGKPVTTIFSYTNVGQEPLIVTQVQPQCGCTIADFTKTPVKKGETGTIKITYNAAVVAPFNKAITITSNAATPTKVISIVGEVTPAPSSTGTK, from the coding sequence ATGAAAAAGTTGATCATATTATGTGCAGTAGTGTTTGGTTTTGCATTATCTGCCTCTGCACAAGATAACACCAAGCCTGAATTTAAATTTAACGAGGAGAAGCATGATTTTGGTAAAATACCTCAGGGTAAACCAGTTACCACTATCTTTAGCTACACCAACGTGGGCCAGGAGCCTCTAATTGTTACCCAGGTGCAGCCACAGTGCGGTTGTACGATTGCTGATTTCACCAAAACTCCGGTAAAAAAAGGCGAAACAGGTACTATTAAGATTACTTACAATGCGGCGGTTGTGGCACCATTTAATAAGGCCATTACCATCACCTCCAATGCGGCCACTCCAACAAAAGTGATTAGCATAGTAGGTGAAGTTACCCCCGCCCCGTCATCAACAGGAACTAAATAA
- a CDS encoding nitroreductase, translated as MDSNTFSTVANVIKTRRTIKPAMMNGQKIPNGHVAALLELADWAPTHGLTEPWRFIVYEDPAVFCKEHAELYQRSSTPDTFNPATFNNLGGLGNNASHVVLAIMKRGDKPKIPPVEEVAAASAAIQNLLLGATALNIASFWSTGGMALRPEMKEYLELGEDDQFMGILYLGYADELPEGRRITPIEDKVKWINQ; from the coding sequence ATGGATAGCAACACATTCTCAACAGTAGCAAACGTTATTAAAACCCGTCGTACTATAAAACCGGCCATGATGAATGGCCAGAAAATACCTAATGGCCATGTAGCTGCCCTGCTAGAGCTTGCCGACTGGGCGCCAACCCACGGCTTAACCGAGCCATGGCGCTTTATTGTTTATGAAGACCCAGCGGTTTTCTGTAAAGAGCACGCTGAACTTTACCAACGCAGCAGCACGCCTGATACTTTTAACCCTGCCACTTTCAATAACCTGGGTGGCCTGGGTAACAATGCATCGCACGTAGTGCTGGCTATCATGAAGCGTGGCGATAAACCAAAAATCCCGCCTGTAGAAGAAGTTGCCGCTGCATCAGCCGCTATTCAGAACCTGTTGTTAGGCGCTACAGCCTTAAACATTGCATCATTCTGGAGCACTGGTGGTATGGCATTGCGCCCTGAAATGAAAGAATATCTGGAACTAGGTGAAGATGACCAGTTTATGGGAATTCTTTATTTAGGCTATGCTGATGAACTGCCAGAGGGTAGAAGAATCACCCCGATTGAAGATAAGGTTAAGTGGATTAATCAATAA
- a CDS encoding thiamine pyrophosphate-dependent enzyme has product MPETTMHATNIFDAGELSFDEFRKIVINDYRIGYESRAASILGRREVLTGKAKFGIFGDGKEVAQLAMAKAFRKGDWRAGYYRDQTFMFATGMSNLKEFFAQLYAHPDPAKDPASAGRQMNCHYATRFIDASGNWVNQAETMNCSSDISTTGGHMPRLLGLAYASKLYRQNPELAYLKQFSVSGNEVAFGSIGNGATSEGLFFETFNAGGVLQVPMAISIWDDAYAISVPASLQTTKEDISEVLKGFQREEGTNGYEIYKVRGWDYVALCEIYERAISLCRAEHVPVLIHVTEITQPQGHSTSGSHERYKSRERLDWEAEHDCLVQMRKWMIEAAISSDEELDELEAAAKQVVREAQRQAWAEYHTPIISELEHAAGLIDDLATQSDKSYELRELRDEIKKAVEPGRAEVVSAIRKVLRLTVGDNSAARQAIQTWLGQQKELNNERYNTRLFTNTPFSPLHVPVVAAQYSDDARLIDGREILNACFDANFERDKSIVAFGEDVGAIGDVNQGFAGLQAKYGDLRITDTGIRESTIIGQGMGLAMRGLRPIAEIQYIDYLIYAITVLSDDLASLSYRTFGGQKAPVIIRSRGHRLEGIWHSGSPMGTILNTMRGLHLCVPRNMTQAAGMYNTLLRGDEPAVVVESLNGYRLKEKLPANVGDFTVPLGVAEIMKEGTDMTIVSYGSTLRIVLEAAKELEGMGINVEVIDPQTLYPFDKEQACRKSLEKTSKLLVIDEDIPGGGSAYILQQILEGQKGYYLLDSAPHTLCAKEHRPPYGSDGDYFSKPSQDDVVEAVYAMMHEANPGKYPAIY; this is encoded by the coding sequence ATGCCTGAAACCACAATGCATGCTACTAACATATTTGATGCAGGCGAACTAAGCTTTGATGAGTTCAGAAAAATCGTTATAAACGATTATCGTATTGGTTATGAGAGCCGTGCGGCCAGTATACTGGGCCGCCGAGAGGTACTGACGGGTAAAGCCAAGTTCGGTATTTTTGGCGACGGAAAAGAGGTTGCCCAGTTGGCTATGGCCAAAGCTTTTCGTAAGGGCGACTGGCGCGCGGGTTATTACCGCGACCAGACTTTTATGTTTGCAACCGGCATGAGCAACCTCAAAGAGTTTTTTGCTCAGTTGTACGCGCATCCAGATCCAGCTAAAGATCCTGCATCGGCTGGCCGGCAGATGAATTGCCACTATGCTACGCGCTTTATAGATGCCAGCGGCAATTGGGTGAACCAGGCAGAGACGATGAACTGCTCTTCGGATATTTCTACAACCGGTGGGCACATGCCGCGCTTGCTGGGTTTGGCTTATGCTTCTAAATTATATCGCCAAAATCCGGAGCTGGCTTATTTAAAACAGTTCTCGGTAAGTGGTAACGAGGTGGCCTTTGGTTCAATTGGCAACGGTGCAACATCCGAAGGTTTATTTTTTGAAACATTTAATGCCGGCGGCGTTTTGCAGGTGCCTATGGCTATATCTATATGGGATGATGCTTATGCTATATCTGTCCCAGCCAGTCTGCAAACTACTAAAGAAGATATTTCTGAAGTGCTGAAAGGTTTTCAGCGCGAAGAAGGTACCAACGGCTACGAGATCTATAAAGTACGCGGTTGGGATTATGTGGCCCTTTGCGAAATCTACGAGCGCGCCATCAGCCTGTGCCGTGCCGAGCATGTGCCGGTGCTGATTCACGTTACCGAGATCACTCAACCCCAAGGGCACTCAACCTCGGGTTCTCATGAACGTTATAAGTCAAGAGAACGCCTGGACTGGGAAGCCGAGCACGATTGTTTGGTGCAAATGCGTAAGTGGATGATTGAGGCGGCCATCTCGTCAGACGAAGAATTGGACGAGTTGGAAGCTGCGGCTAAGCAAGTTGTACGCGAAGCACAGCGCCAGGCCTGGGCCGAATATCATACTCCAATTATTAGTGAGTTAGAGCATGCCGCAGGTTTAATTGATGATCTGGCTACGCAATCTGATAAAAGCTATGAACTGCGCGAACTGCGCGACGAGATAAAGAAAGCCGTAGAACCCGGCCGTGCCGAGGTAGTATCTGCTATACGTAAAGTGTTGCGTTTAACCGTTGGCGATAACAGCGCCGCCCGTCAGGCTATCCAGACGTGGCTGGGGCAGCAAAAAGAGCTGAATAACGAGCGTTATAATACAAGGTTGTTTACCAACACGCCGTTCTCGCCACTGCATGTGCCGGTTGTTGCCGCGCAATACAGTGACGACGCCCGCTTGATTGACGGCAGAGAGATCTTGAATGCTTGTTTCGACGCCAACTTTGAGCGGGATAAAAGCATCGTTGCCTTCGGCGAGGATGTGGGTGCTATTGGCGACGTAAACCAGGGTTTTGCCGGCTTGCAAGCCAAATACGGCGATCTGCGTATTACCGATACCGGTATCCGCGAATCTACTATTATAGGACAGGGGATGGGCTTGGCTATGCGTGGTCTACGCCCGATTGCCGAAATTCAATATATTGATTACCTGATCTATGCTATAACCGTTTTAAGTGATGATCTGGCAAGCCTGAGCTACCGCACCTTTGGCGGACAAAAAGCGCCGGTAATTATCCGCTCACGCGGACACCGTTTGGAGGGCATCTGGCATTCAGGCTCGCCAATGGGGACGATATTAAATACCATGCGCGGTTTGCACCTGTGCGTGCCACGTAACATGACCCAGGCCGCCGGTATGTACAATACCCTGCTACGGGGCGATGAACCTGCCGTAGTGGTAGAAAGTTTGAACGGTTATCGCCTTAAAGAAAAGTTACCGGCCAACGTTGGCGATTTTACCGTTCCGCTAGGCGTGGCAGAGATAATGAAAGAGGGTACCGACATGACCATCGTATCTTATGGCTCAACCTTGCGCATCGTACTGGAAGCCGCTAAAGAGCTGGAAGGCATGGGCATCAATGTAGAGGTAATTGACCCGCAAACGCTGTATCCTTTTGATAAAGAGCAGGCTTGTCGTAAATCATTAGAAAAAACCAGCAAGCTGCTGGTAATTGATGAGGATATCCCAGGTGGTGGCTCGGCTTATATCTTGCAGCAAATTCTGGAAGGTCAAAAAGGCTATTACCTGTTAGATAGCGCTCCGCATACACTGTGTGCCAAAGAGCATCGCCCGCCATATGGCTCAGATGGCGATTACTTCAGCAAGCCATCGCAGGATGATGTAGTTGAAGCCGTTTATGCTATGATGCATGAAGCTAACCCGGGTAAATATCCGGCTATATATTAA
- a CDS encoding DUF72 domain-containing protein, translating to MEFGRVEPQLLAQIDFSLPPDSEENIKMLNAAKAGGPVQVHVGCAKWGRKEWVGKIYPPKTKDANFLDEYVKHFDCIELNATFYQVYGPATIAKWKEKADVTPGFKFCPKFSQSISHIRRLKNAEDITTQFYEGVMAFGDKLGPLFLQLSDNFTPKSFPELKAYLEHLPKDVPVFVEVRHKEWFANAEVKQQLFGMLRELNMGAVITDAAGRRDCVHMELPTPHAFIRFVGNSLDQTDYKRVDEWVSRIKTWADMGLQSVWFFMHQHDERYSPELADYVADELNKALDTHLMRPKFITKEQTLF from the coding sequence ATGGAATTTGGACGTGTAGAACCACAATTGCTGGCTCAAATAGATTTCTCGCTTCCGCCTGATTCGGAAGAAAACATAAAAATGCTTAATGCCGCTAAAGCCGGCGGACCGGTACAGGTGCATGTAGGTTGCGCCAAATGGGGGCGTAAGGAGTGGGTAGGCAAAATCTATCCGCCTAAAACTAAAGATGCCAACTTTTTGGACGAGTATGTTAAGCACTTCGATTGCATTGAACTGAACGCCACCTTTTACCAGGTTTACGGCCCGGCTACTATTGCTAAGTGGAAAGAGAAGGCTGATGTAACGCCCGGTTTTAAATTTTGTCCCAAGTTTTCGCAAAGCATTAGTCACATCCGCAGGCTGAAGAATGCCGAAGATATTACCACGCAGTTTTATGAGGGAGTGATGGCCTTCGGCGATAAACTCGGCCCGCTGTTTTTGCAGCTGAGCGATAATTTTACGCCGAAAAGCTTCCCGGAATTGAAAGCCTATCTGGAACATCTGCCTAAAGATGTCCCTGTGTTTGTAGAGGTGCGCCATAAAGAATGGTTTGCCAATGCCGAGGTAAAACAACAACTGTTTGGAATGCTGCGCGAACTAAACATGGGCGCTGTAATTACCGACGCTGCCGGCCGGCGCGATTGTGTGCATATGGAGTTGCCTACGCCGCACGCTTTTATTCGTTTTGTGGGTAACAGTCTGGATCAGACTGATTATAAACGTGTTGACGAGTGGGTGAGCCGCATTAAAACCTGGGCCGATATGGGCCTGCAATCGGTATGGTTTTTTATGCACCAGCATGATGAACGTTACTCGCCTGAGTTAGCCGATTATGTTGCTGATGAGCTGAATAAAGCCCTTGATACGCATCTGATGCGCCCTAAGTTTATCACTAAGGAGCAAACATTATTTTAA
- a CDS encoding ABC-F family ATP-binding cassette domain-containing protein: MIAINNLTFEIGARALYDEANWHIKPGEKIGLIGANGTGKTTLLKLIVGDYKPTSGTISMAKDLAIGYLNQDLLSYASDKSILHVAMEAFERQNQLHTEIENLLKKIETDYSEDLLHKLSDKQTEFEALDGYNIEYKAHEILAGLGFSEADTHRKLSTFSGGWRMRVMLAKILLQSPDILLLDEPTNHLDLPSIQWLEDYLRAFEGAVVIVSHDRWFLDKVINRTVESRKGKLTVYAGNYSFYLEEKSLREEIQRGEFKNQQAKIKQEERLIERFKAKASKAKMAQSRMKMLDKMERVDDVDDDNPSVNFTFKFSRQSGRNVTQIEHLSKSYPNLEILNDAEATIEKGDKIALIGANGRGKSTLLRVIAGADTNFTGKAETGYNVTKTFFAQHQLESLHLDNEILQELVAFAPKHTETELRSILGSFLFTGDDVFKKIRVLSGGEKSRVALAKALTADANFLILDEPTNHLDMASVNILIQALQQYEGTFIVVSHDRYLLDNIANKIWFIEDQKIKEYPGTYQEYEEWAAKRKVQTKGIATPPPPKKEEKPAPAPKPNDDKAKQLKKLNQDLGKLEEQISGLEKEIKQVEATLADEKIYTDAAKLKDTNSVYQAKKDQLKSLQQNWEALAEQIMELEG, from the coding sequence GATTGGTCTGATTGGGGCCAACGGCACCGGTAAAACTACCCTGCTAAAACTGATTGTTGGCGACTATAAACCAACATCGGGCACCATATCTATGGCGAAGGATCTGGCCATTGGCTACCTTAACCAGGATCTGCTCTCGTACGCTTCGGATAAAAGCATTCTGCACGTGGCCATGGAGGCTTTTGAGCGCCAGAACCAACTGCATACCGAGATAGAAAATCTCCTCAAAAAGATTGAGACCGATTATAGCGAAGATCTGCTGCACAAACTGAGCGATAAGCAAACTGAGTTTGAAGCCCTTGATGGCTATAATATTGAATACAAAGCGCACGAAATCCTGGCCGGTTTGGGCTTTAGCGAAGCAGACACTCACCGTAAACTAAGCACCTTTAGCGGTGGCTGGCGCATGCGTGTAATGCTGGCTAAAATCCTGCTGCAATCGCCAGACATACTGCTGCTTGATGAGCCTACCAACCACCTGGACTTACCATCAATCCAATGGCTGGAAGATTACCTGAGAGCATTTGAAGGCGCAGTGGTTATTGTATCGCATGACCGCTGGTTCCTGGATAAAGTAATTAACCGTACGGTAGAATCGCGCAAGGGCAAGCTGACGGTTTATGCCGGAAACTATAGTTTCTACCTGGAAGAAAAATCGCTCCGCGAAGAAATTCAGCGTGGCGAGTTTAAGAACCAGCAAGCCAAGATAAAACAAGAAGAACGTTTGATTGAGCGATTTAAAGCCAAAGCATCAAAAGCAAAAATGGCGCAATCGCGCATGAAGATGCTGGATAAGATGGAGCGTGTTGATGATGTAGATGACGATAACCCCAGCGTTAACTTCACCTTCAAATTCAGCAGACAATCTGGTCGTAATGTTACACAGATAGAGCATCTGAGCAAAAGCTATCCAAACCTGGAGATTTTGAACGATGCCGAGGCGACCATTGAAAAAGGCGACAAGATTGCGCTGATTGGTGCTAACGGTCGCGGTAAATCTACCTTGCTGCGCGTTATTGCCGGTGCCGATACCAACTTTACCGGTAAGGCCGAAACTGGCTATAACGTTACCAAAACGTTCTTCGCACAGCACCAACTGGAATCATTACACCTGGATAATGAGATCTTGCAGGAACTGGTAGCCTTTGCCCCAAAACATACCGAGACTGAATTGCGCAGCATCCTGGGTTCATTCCTGTTCACAGGCGATGACGTATTCAAAAAGATCCGTGTACTGTCTGGTGGCGAAAAATCGCGCGTGGCATTGGCTAAGGCCCTGACTGCTGATGCTAACTTCCTCATCCTCGATGAGCCCACCAACCACCTGGATATGGCGTCGGTAAATATCCTGATCCAGGCATTGCAGCAATACGAGGGTACATTCATCGTGGTATCGCACGACCGTTACCTGCTGGATAATATTGCCAACAAGATTTGGTTCATTGAAGATCAAAAGATCAAAGAATATCCCGGCACTTACCAGGAATACGAAGAGTGGGCCGCCAAACGCAAGGTTCAGACTAAAGGCATCGCTACCCCTCCTCCTCCCAAAAAAGAGGAAAAACCAGCACCCGCCCCTAAACCAAACGACGACAAGGCCAAACAACTGAAAAAACTAAATCAGGATCTGGGCAAATTGGAAGAGCAGATTTCGGGTTTAGAAAAAGAAATCAAACAAGTGGAAGCTACTTTGGCTGATGAAAAGATTTATACCGATGCGGCCAAATTAAAAGACACCAACTCTGTTTATCAAGCTAAAAAAGATCAGCTAAAATCGCTCCAACAAAACTGGGAGGCTTTGGCAGAGCAGATTATGGAATTGGAAGGGTAA
- a CDS encoding murein L,D-transpeptidase catalytic domain family protein: protein MRKHFLGSFCALFTLTVCVMSLSFASVKSDSTAIKSTTAIAKSTETEESSARSLFNNYIEDIYSNANLASSGLDTTVFEKAITGYYNLKIANLLPAESTVVTIVDFSKPSTTKRMWIVDLAKKKLLLNTWVAHGQGSGDNVANAFSNNPESHQSSIGFYITNEVYDGKHGRSLRLDGMDAGFNDQARSRDIVVHGAEYVNQNTIDQMGRLGRSFGCPAVSTEVIGQVIEDIKNKNLLFINANESDYKSKYLDEDQAAKFAFGDSSYNLVKDMLGN, encoded by the coding sequence ATGAGAAAACATTTTTTGGGGTCTTTCTGCGCCCTTTTTACGCTAACGGTTTGTGTAATGAGCCTGAGTTTTGCAAGTGTAAAGAGCGACAGTACAGCTATTAAAAGTACTACAGCTATTGCAAAATCTACAGAAACAGAAGAGTCATCGGCAAGATCATTGTTTAACAATTACATCGAAGACATTTATTCAAATGCCAATTTGGCCAGCAGTGGTTTAGACACTACGGTGTTTGAAAAAGCTATTACCGGTTATTATAACCTCAAAATTGCTAATCTGCTGCCGGCCGAAAGCACCGTTGTAACCATTGTTGATTTTAGCAAGCCCAGCACCACCAAACGTATGTGGATTGTTGATCTGGCAAAAAAGAAATTATTGTTAAATACCTGGGTAGCGCACGGACAAGGCAGCGGCGATAACGTGGCAAACGCTTTCTCTAACAACCCTGAGTCGCACCAAAGCAGCATTGGTTTTTATATTACCAATGAGGTTTATGACGGTAAGCATGGTCGTTCATTACGTTTAGATGGGATGGATGCCGGTTTTAACGATCAGGCCCGCAGCCGCGATATTGTGGTGCACGGTGCTGAATACGTAAACCAGAATACCATCGATCAGATGGGCCGTTTAGGTCGCAGTTTTGGCTGCCCGGCGGTATCAACAGAGGTTATTGGCCAGGTGATAGAAGATATCAAAAACAAAAATCTGCTGTTTATCAACGCAAACGAATCAGACTATAAGTCTAAATATCTTGATGAAGACCAGGCCGCCAAGTTTGCCTTCGGCGATAGTTCTTACAACCTGGTAAAAGACATGTTAGGTAACTGA
- a CDS encoding DUF1345 domain-containing protein — MSKKQPTSIFALDAHYKVYIAVIVTAIVYFLVRSHVSNWEQVLIPWTAFAFTITALDWVIILTCHPREIRKTASLEDSHRTLIFLFVILASVASLVAILFLLKSPKSTSDAEVTRHVLLSMGAVVISWCLVHTIFTMRYAHLYYAPDEGSHKPIGGLQFPEEPAPDYLDFVYFGFVLGTTFQVSDVEISSRPIRRLALLHGLIAFAFNTAILALSINVVSGLIAH, encoded by the coding sequence ATGAGCAAAAAACAACCTACGTCTATCTTCGCGCTGGATGCGCATTATAAAGTCTATATCGCTGTTATTGTAACAGCTATCGTGTACTTCCTGGTGCGCTCGCATGTTTCCAATTGGGAACAGGTACTCATTCCCTGGACGGCCTTTGCGTTCACAATAACCGCGCTGGATTGGGTTATTATTTTAACCTGCCACCCGCGTGAGATCCGCAAAACGGCGAGTCTGGAAGATAGCCACCGTACGCTCATCTTTCTATTTGTTATCCTGGCCTCTGTTGCCAGTTTGGTGGCGATACTTTTCCTGCTTAAATCGCCAAAGTCCACTTCGGATGCAGAGGTTACCCGGCATGTACTGCTGAGTATGGGTGCGGTAGTGATCTCGTGGTGTTTGGTACATACCATTTTTACGATGCGTTATGCGCACCTATATTACGCCCCAGATGAAGGCAGTCATAAACCCATCGGCGGACTGCAATTCCCCGAAGAACCTGCCCCCGATTATCTAGACTTTGTTTATTTCGGCTTTGTGCTGGGTACCACCTTCCAGGTGTCAGACGTAGAGATTTCCTCGCGCCCCATCAGGCGATTAGCCTTGTTGCACGGATTGATTGCTTTTGCATTTAATACAGCTATTTTGGCGTTGAGTATTAACGTGGTATCGGGATTGATAGCACATTGA
- a CDS encoding YwbE family protein, with amino-acid sequence MNGQNRKDIYPGLEVDIILKKDQRSGNLTRGIVKNLLTSAAFHSRGIKVRLEDGQIGRVAWIVEEE; translated from the coding sequence ATGAACGGACAAAACCGTAAAGACATATATCCCGGACTAGAGGTTGATATTATCCTCAAAAAAGATCAACGCTCGGGCAACCTGACACGTGGTATAGTGAAAAATTTGCTCACTAGCGCGGCGTTCCATTCTCGCGGTATTAAAGTGCGCCTGGAGGATGGGCAGATTGGTCGCGTGGCCTGGATTGTGGAGGAAGAATAG